In Mytilus galloprovincialis chromosome 1, xbMytGall1.hap1.1, whole genome shotgun sequence, the following are encoded in one genomic region:
- the LOC143070892 gene encoding beta-1,3-galactosyltransferase brn-like — protein MKVIYLLGYNSIVQDMIVLESKIYKDILQGEFVDIYHNNMNKTAMAFQYAVENCFDTKFLFFVDDDFVINILKIHEYLKKITYPSQSKLFTGFIIKRGRPFRNKSSKWYISREEYPHEFYPTYPAGGAIIMSMTIAQLLKAEFPYVRYIHIDDAYLGIVAMKLKIQMQNDKRFTNSYTQPLHLKNIFASHGYSGAKNLLEKWDVFLHTMSLNSSTDINTQIYKS, from the coding sequence ATGAAGGTAATATATCTTCTAGGATATAATAGTATTGTTCAGGATATGATTGTTTTGGAATCTAAAATATACAAAGATATTCTGCAGGGCGAATTTGTTGACATTTACcataacaatatgaataaaacagcTATGGCATTCCAATATGCTGTAGAAAATTGTTTTGATACTAAGTTTCTGTTTTTCGTAGATGATGACTTTgtcattaacattttaaaaatacatgagtatttgaaaaaaataacttatcCTTCCCAATCGAAACTGTTTACCGGATTTATCATCAAAAGAGGTAGGCCGTTCAGAAATAAATCCTCAAAGTGGTACATATCTCGAGAAGAATATCCGCATGAGTTTTATCCGACCTATCCAGCTGGTGGAGCTATTATCATGTCGATGACTATAGCTCAGTTATTAAAAGCAGAATTCCCATATGTGCGTTACATTCATATAGACGATGCTTATCTTGGAATAGTGGCTATGAAACTGAAAATTCAAATGCAAAATGATAAACGTTTTACGAATTCGTATACACAACCTCTACATTTGAAGAATATTTTTGCATCTCATGGTTATAGCGGCGCTAAAAACCTTTTGGAAAAATGGGATGTCTTTCTACATACAATGTCCTTGAACTCGTCCACAGATATCAACACACAGATATACAAATCATGA